In the genome of Xanthomonas hortorum pv. pelargonii, the window CAGCACCGCCACGCCGGCCGTGCTGCTGTACTACTGGCGTCGCCGGGCCACCGCTGGCGAACAGGCTGCCTCGCGTGCCGCCACGCGGCGTGCCTCGACCTGGGGCTGGACCGGCCTGATCGCCGTCTCCGTGTTCGTGCTGAGCAATCTGGTCAGCGTCGCGGCATCGGCGCTGGGCATCAAACCGGTGCCGACCAACCTGCCGCTGATGGAAGAAGCGATCAAGCAATGGCCGCTGGCGCTGGTGGTGTTCGCCGTGGTCATCGCCCCGGCGTACGAGGAATTGCTGTTCCGGCGCGTGCTGTTCGGCCGCCTGCTGGCCGCCGGGCGCCCGTGGCTGGGCATCGCGCTGAGCAGCGCGATCTTTGCGCTGGTGCATGAAGTGCCCGGCATCAGCGGCAACGGTCCGGCCGCCATCGCCCAGTTGTGGCTGATCTACGGCAGCATGGGTGCGGCATTTGCATGGCTGTATTGGCGCACTGGCACCCTGTGGGCACCCATCGCCGCGCACGGCATCAACAACGCCACGGCCCTGGCCGCGCTGTACTTTTTCGGGGTCGGCTGACCCGTTTGACGAAAAGTTAAGACGAGCCTGCCAAAATGCCCCCAGGGTTCCAGGGGGATTGAATGAAAGCTAGGCTGTTGATCGTTGTTGCCGTCCTTACGTTGACGGCATGTGCCACCACAACTTCGCCGACCGGCCGCCGACAGGTGGTGGGAGGCGTCACGCAAGACCAACTCGACAAGCTTGGCGCGGAGTCGTTTGCGCAGACCATGGCCAAGGAAAAGGTCAGCACCGACGGCAAGCAGAACGCCTACGTGCAGTGCGTGGTCAATGCCCTGGTGGCGCAATTGCCGCCGCAATGGCGCGAAACCCGCTGGGAAACCGCGCTGTTCGTCGACGACGAAGCCAATGCGTTCGCGCTGCCCGGCGGCAAGGTCGGCGTGAACACCGGTATCTTCACCGTCGCCAAGACCCAGGATCAGCTGGCCGCCGTGCTCGGTCATGAAATCGGGCATGTGATCTCGCGGCACCATGAAGAGCGCATCACCCGCCAGCTCGGCGCGCAGACCGGCCTGGGCATCATCGGCGCGCTGGCTGGCGCGGCCTACGGCGATGGCGCGGCCAGCGCGGTGAACCAGGTCGGTGGCATGACCGCGCAGACGGTGTTCCTGCTGCCCGGCTCGCGCACGCAGGAGAGCGAGGCCGACGTAGTCGGACAACGCCTGATGGCGCAGGCCGGCTTCGACCCTGCCCAGGCGGTCACGCTGTGGCAGAACATGATGGCCGCCAGTGGCAACCGTCAGCCGCAATGGCTGTCCACTCACCCCGATCCGGCCAATCGCATCCGCGAACTGCAGGCCGACGTCAATCAGCTCGAGCCGGTCTACACGCAGGCGCGACAAGACGGCCGGGCGCCACGCTGTGGCTGAAACCGCCCCTGATACGTACCGAATATCGCAACACAGCATGGAAACCGTTTTCGGGAACTGAGACTTTCTGCTAAGTTTGCCGGCTCAGATTTTTCGTACAGCTTCCATTCCGCTTTTCGTACCGCCCGACGGCGGCTCGTCCGAGGTGAATCATGAAACTGCTCAAGCGCAAGCAAGCCCTGTTGTCCCTGTTCATCGCCGCGTCGCTGGGCGGGGCAGTCGTCGCCGATGCGGTCGCGCAGTCGGACCGCTCGTCCGAGCGTGCCAGCCGCAAGTCCAAGAGCAGCGGCAAGGCCGAAGAGCTGTACCCGCAGTCCACCCGCGCCGCGCCGACGATCAAGCCCTCGTCCAAGCTGGGCAGCAAGCTGCAGAAGCTGATCGAAACCTTCAACAAGGGCGAGGACTACCATGGCGTGCGCACCCAGGCCGATGAAATCCTGGCCAATTCCGCCGCCAATGAAGCCGACAAGGCGCTGGCCGCGCAGCTTGCTGCACAGGCCGCGTACAACACCGACGACACCGCCGCTGCCAAGAAATACCTGCAGCAGGCGATCGGTCTGAATGCGCTGGACAACAACGGCCAGTTCCAGTCGATGCTGATGCTGGCGCAGTTGCAGATGCAGGACGACCAGCAGGCCGAGGGCCTGGCCACGCTGGACAAGTACCTGGACGAAAGCAAGTCGCAGCGCCCGGAAGACCTGATCCTCAAGGGCCAGGCGCTGTATCAGGCCGAGCGGTACAAGGAGGCGATTCCGGTGCTGAAGCAGGCCATCGCCGCCTCGCCCGAGCCGAAGGACACGTGGAACCAGTTGTTGATGGCTGCCTACGCCGAGGCCGGCCAGACCGGCGAGGCCGTCGCGACCGCCGAGGCGATCGCCGCCAAGACGCCGAACGACAAAAAGGCCCAGCTCAATCTGGCCAGCATGTATATGCAGGCCGACCAGATGGACAAGGCCGCAGCCGTCATGGACAAGCTGCGCGCTGCCGGGCAGTTGACCGAGGAGAAGGAGTACAAGCAGCTGTACTCGATCTACGCCAACACCGAGAACAAGGAAAAGGACGTCATCGCTGTCATCAACGAAGGTATGCAAAAAGGCATCCTCAAGCCTGATTATCAGACATACCTCGCGTTGGCGCAGTCGTATTACTACAGCGAGGATGTGCCCAAGGCAGTCGAGAATTGGCAGAAAGCCGCACCACTTTCCAAGGACGGCGAGACCTATCTGAATCTGGCCAAGGTGCTGCATTCGGAAGGGCGTATCCCCGAAGCCAAGCAGGCTGCCCAGCAGGCGATCGCCAAAGGCGTCAAAAAACCTGAAGACGCAAAGAAGATCATCAACCTGAAGTAAAAAAGAAAATAAACCCCCGAAATCCCTGTGTTTTTAGTGGTTACAGGACTCGGGATTGGTATAAGCTTGGGAGTTCCTGCGGTGTCAAAGCCGTCCGAAAACCTGGGGATCATCACCGTGATCCGGGGCCCCCACTGAAAGAGCCATTGGCGCATGACGGAACAACTCGTTATCCACAGGCATGACTATGATGCCGGGAACCAGGGTCTGAGCTGGGCCCGCATTATCGGCATCGCGTTTGTAATTGCTTTGCACCTCACTGCACTGATGATGTTGCTGATCCCTGCAGTGGCGCCGAAGGCTCCGGCTGAGAAGGAGCGCACCACCATGGTCACCTTGGTGGATGCACCGCCTCCTCCCCCGCCGCCGCCGCCGCCGCCGCCGCCGGAAGACAAGCCGCCGCCGCCGGTCAAGAATCTGTCGCCGCCGAAGCCGTCACCGGTTCCGCCGCCGCCGGAAGCTCCGGTGGTCGACGTTCCCGAACCGCGTCCCAGCGATATCGTCACGCCGCCGAGCCCACCGTCTCCGCCGCAACCGCCGAATGACATCGGCGCCAGTGTCGATATCTCGTCCAAGAACATGAACCCGCCGAAGTATCCGCCGGCTGCATTCCGTGCCGGTGTACAAGGTGAGGTCATCCTGATCGTGGATGTGGATGCAAGCGGCAACGTGACCAATGTGTCGGTCGAAAAGTCCAGCCGCAACCGCGACCTTGACCGTGCCGCGATGGACGCAGCACGCAAGTGGAAGTTCAATGCTTCCACTGTCAACGGGCAGAAAGCCGCCGGACGTGTCCGCGTCCCGGTCAACTTTGCTCTGAACTGATCCACGGGCCGGCTACGGCCGGCCCAGGATCCTGTCTTCCTTTCGCTCCACCCTTCATCACCACACACAACAAAGGTAAGCGTCATGCTGCAGGAATTCTTTATCGCCGCCGCTGCAGGGGGCTCCAATCCGTCGGCCGCTCTTTCGCAGATGGGCTTCGAGCATCTGATCACCGAAATGACCTCTCAGCCCGGCGACTTCGCCGTGTCCTGGGTCGTTCTGATCACCCTGATCGCCATGTCCGCTGCCTCCTGGTACTGGACCGTCATCAACATTTTCCGCGCCACCCGTCTGAAGAGCGCGGCTGACCGCGTCACCACCGCGTTCTGGGATGCCCCGAATGCACAGGACGCCATCCGCGCCATGGAAGAGCAGCCCGCTTCCGAGCCGTTCTCCAAGATCGCGCTGGACGCAGCCCAGGCCGCCGCTCACCACCAGCGTGCCGAAGGCACCAGCGCCGGCGGTCTGGGCGAGAGCCTGAGCCGTTCCGAGTTCGTCGATCGCGCCCTGCGTCAGGCCGTGACCCGCGAAAGCACCCGTCTGCAGTCCGGCATGACCCTGCTCGCCACCGTCGGTGCGACCGCACCGTTCGTCGGTCTGCTCGGTACCGTGTGGGGCATCTACGGCGCGCTGATCAAGATCGGTGCAACCGGTTCGGCTTCCATCGACGCCGTTGCCGGCCCGGTGGGTGAAGCGCTGATCATGACCGCGATCGGTCTGTTCGTCGCCATCCCGGCGGTGTTCGCGTTCAACTTCTTCTCCAAGGTCAACAGCTCGGTGATCGCCAAGTTCGACACCTTCGCTCACGACCTGCACGACTTCTTCGCCACTGGTTCGCGCGTTCGCTAATCCGTAGTAAAGAACGACTTCGCAACGATTTAGACGGAGCCCGTTATGGCCTTCAGTAGTGGAAACAGCGGTGGCCCGATGGCCGACATCAATGTGACGCCCCTTGTGGACGTGATGTTGGTGCTGCTGATCATCTTCATCATTACGGCACCGCTGATGTCCCATAAGGTCAAGGTGGAGCTGCCCGAGGCCAACCTGGTCCAGAAGGAAGAGCCGGAGAAACGTGCCGCGCCGATCACCCTGGCCGTCAAGGAAGACGGGTCGCTGTACTGGAACGACGAGCCGGTCTCCAAGGAAGCATTGGAGTCGCGCCTGTCCACCGCCGCACAGCAGACACCGCAACCGCCGCTCAACCTGCGTGGCGACCGCACGACCAAGATGCGTACGATCAACGAGATCACCAAGATCGCGCAGGGTCAGGGCATGTTGGACATCGGCTTCGTCGCGACCAAAGAGAAGGGGCAGTAAGCCATGGCATTCAGTACCGGTGGAAACCGTGGCCCGATGGCCGATATCAACGTCACGCCCCTGGTGGACGTGATGTTGGTGCTGCTGATCATCTTCATCGTGACCGCGCCGATCATGACCTATCCGATCGCCGTGGATCTGCCGCAGCGGGTGCTCAACCCGCCACCGCAGACGACCGAACCGCCGCCGCCGATCGAGTTGCGGATCGACGCCAGCAACCAGGTGTTCTGGAACAACAGTCCAGTGCCGGTGGCTCAGCTGCAGCAGAAGATGGAAGAAGTGATCGCCAGCGATCCGACCAACCAGCCGGAACTGCGCATCGATGCGAACCAGGACGCGGAGTACGAGGTGATGGCCAAAGTCCTGGCTGCGGCAAAGAACTCGCAGATGAAGAAGATCGGCTTCATGCAGTAAGACATCGCAAGACCGCAACACAACAGTCATGACGCGACTGCAAACGCCACCGGAAACGGTGGCGTTTTTTTATGCGTGATCGATTCGCAGCCCGACGCTTCGGCTCGGTGTTCGAGCATTGTTTTTGCACTGCGGCCAGTGCAAATGCGGAATATGCAGTGATGGCCAAGGTATTGGCTGCGGCAAAGAACGCGCAGGCCGATAGCATCGGTTTTGTACAGTAGATAATGCAGTTACTACTGAAGTAAATGGTGCAGTAAATAGCGCAACGGGGCAGAAAAACTCTGCTCCGTTGCGAGTAATGGGATGCATAACGTGCAGCTGCCTTAAAGCAACCGAGAAAAACGACAAAACGCAGCGGCCGGCGCCATCAGGCGTCTGGACCGCATGCGAGAATTCGGTGTCATCTGCGACCTCAAGACCGCCGAGCTCCGTGTTTCGGTAAGTGCCGTCGCTTCGATAGACGCGCTTAGACGATTGAATCTCTCAAACGCTAGCCGATGGACTGCGCAATATCTCCAGATACGCGCGCACAGTCGCCTCCAGACCTCGATACAAGGCTTCGCTGATCAGCGCGTGGCCGATCGAGACTTCGAGCACGCCGGGGACGGCGTTGAGAAAATCGCCAAGGTTGTCCTGCGACAGATCATGCCCGGCATTGATGCCCAACCCTGCGGCGCTGGCACGTTGTGCGGCACCGGCAAACAGCGCGAATGCAGCATCCGGCTGCCCGCTCAGATGCGCCTGCGCATACGGGCCGGTGTACAACTCGATGCGATCTGCACCGAGCACTGCCGCTTGAGCGATCTCGGCATTACCGGCATCGACAAACAAACTGACGCGCGCACCAATCGCCTTGAACGAGGCAATCAGTGCGGCGAGCTGTGCGGTGTCCTGTGAAAAGTCGAAACCGCGGTCGGAGGTCAGTTGCCCGTCGCCGTCGGGCACCAGGGTGACCTGCTCGGGGCGCGTGAGGCGACATAGCTCCAGCAGCCCGGGATAACCGTCGCGCGATGGCGC includes:
- a CDS encoding ExbD/TolR family protein; protein product: MAFSTGGNRGPMADINVTPLVDVMLVLLIIFIVTAPIMTYPIAVDLPQRVLNPPPQTTEPPPPIELRIDASNQVFWNNSPVPVAQLQQKMEEVIASDPTNQPELRIDANQDAEYEVMAKVLAAAKNSQMKKIGFMQ
- a CDS encoding energy transducer TonB yields the protein MTEQLVIHRHDYDAGNQGLSWARIIGIAFVIALHLTALMMLLIPAVAPKAPAEKERTTMVTLVDAPPPPPPPPPPPPPEDKPPPPVKNLSPPKPSPVPPPPEAPVVDVPEPRPSDIVTPPSPPSPPQPPNDIGASVDISSKNMNPPKYPPAAFRAGVQGEVILIVDVDASGNVTNVSVEKSSRNRDLDRAAMDAARKWKFNASTVNGQKAAGRVRVPVNFALN
- a CDS encoding tetratricopeptide repeat protein, which codes for MKLLKRKQALLSLFIAASLGGAVVADAVAQSDRSSERASRKSKSSGKAEELYPQSTRAAPTIKPSSKLGSKLQKLIETFNKGEDYHGVRTQADEILANSAANEADKALAAQLAAQAAYNTDDTAAAKKYLQQAIGLNALDNNGQFQSMLMLAQLQMQDDQQAEGLATLDKYLDESKSQRPEDLILKGQALYQAERYKEAIPVLKQAIAASPEPKDTWNQLLMAAYAEAGQTGEAVATAEAIAAKTPNDKKAQLNLASMYMQADQMDKAAAVMDKLRAAGQLTEEKEYKQLYSIYANTENKEKDVIAVINEGMQKGILKPDYQTYLALAQSYYYSEDVPKAVENWQKAAPLSKDGETYLNLAKVLHSEGRIPEAKQAAQQAIAKGVKKPEDAKKIINLK
- a CDS encoding pyridoxine 5'-phosphate synthase, producing MTTQLSVNVNKIAVLRNSRGGHDPDVVQAARACIAAGAHGITVHPRPDQRHIRADDVLALSALTREHAVEFNIEGNPFAPSRDGYPGLLELCRLTRPEQVTLVPDGDGQLTSDRGFDFSQDTAQLAALIASFKAIGARVSLFVDAGNAEIAQAAVLGADRIELYTGPYAQAHLSGQPDAAFALFAGAAQRASAAGLGINAGHDLSQDNLGDFLNAVPGVLEVSIGHALISEALYRGLEATVRAYLEILRSPSASV
- a CDS encoding CPBP family intramembrane glutamic endopeptidase, which translates into the protein MSADSPTTPAPASAAGKSRLFPALLGFWIDVLIATGLLLTLSVAGFALWGAVRGFSYVQAAKAQGLTPSSAQIMAAIGQPGVLVQLLTALVSTATPAVLLYYWRRRATAGEQAASRAATRRASTWGWTGLIAVSVFVLSNLVSVAASALGIKPVPTNLPLMEEAIKQWPLALVVFAVVIAPAYEELLFRRVLFGRLLAAGRPWLGIALSSAIFALVHEVPGISGNGPAAIAQLWLIYGSMGAAFAWLYWRTGTLWAPIAAHGINNATALAALYFFGVG
- a CDS encoding ExbD/TolR family protein; the encoded protein is MAFSSGNSGGPMADINVTPLVDVMLVLLIIFIITAPLMSHKVKVELPEANLVQKEEPEKRAAPITLAVKEDGSLYWNDEPVSKEALESRLSTAAQQTPQPPLNLRGDRTTKMRTINEITKIAQGQGMLDIGFVATKEKGQ
- the exbB gene encoding TonB-system energizer ExbB gives rise to the protein MLQEFFIAAAAGGSNPSAALSQMGFEHLITEMTSQPGDFAVSWVVLITLIAMSAASWYWTVINIFRATRLKSAADRVTTAFWDAPNAQDAIRAMEEQPASEPFSKIALDAAQAAAHHQRAEGTSAGGLGESLSRSEFVDRALRQAVTRESTRLQSGMTLLATVGATAPFVGLLGTVWGIYGALIKIGATGSASIDAVAGPVGEALIMTAIGLFVAIPAVFAFNFFSKVNSSVIAKFDTFAHDLHDFFATGSRVR
- a CDS encoding M48 family metallopeptidase, which translates into the protein MKARLLIVVAVLTLTACATTTSPTGRRQVVGGVTQDQLDKLGAESFAQTMAKEKVSTDGKQNAYVQCVVNALVAQLPPQWRETRWETALFVDDEANAFALPGGKVGVNTGIFTVAKTQDQLAAVLGHEIGHVISRHHEERITRQLGAQTGLGIIGALAGAAYGDGAASAVNQVGGMTAQTVFLLPGSRTQESEADVVGQRLMAQAGFDPAQAVTLWQNMMAASGNRQPQWLSTHPDPANRIRELQADVNQLEPVYTQARQDGRAPRCG